AAGTACAAGGGTCGCCACGGGATGACCGTGCACGAGTTGGGGATGGTTTTCAGCAAGGCTGAGCGCAACCTGATCGCGCTGGATGGGCGTGAAGTATAAGGAACCGGGAGGGCTGATTGAGAAGGCCTGGGCGGTAAAGCATATTTGCGGGACAGGCACTTCTACCGGCATCATGCCGTCAAACAGCCGGACCATCCCGAAGCTAAACAAACTCGCAACATAAGGAACAGATTAATTATACTTTAATAATGGCCTGCTGTCCATAGACTTTGGGATGAAGGAATGGAATGAGTTTGACCGCAAGGAGATTGTCCGCAAGTACAGGCAGTTTGTGTATGAGACAGG
This genomic window from Desulfonatronovibrio magnus contains:
- a CDS encoding PD-(D/E)XK nuclease domain-containing protein, producing the protein MEIKLVQTPEIIGNPALEQIWSRGYSEKYKGRHGMTVHELGMVFSKAERNLIALDGREV